Proteins encoded in a region of the Anopheles aquasalis chromosome 2, idAnoAquaMG_Q_19, whole genome shotgun sequence genome:
- the LOC126569439 gene encoding glucose dehydrogenase [FAD, quinone]-like, with product MPPVSAIQYLPLAAGILGMVSFSRPQDTLMSVLSFLQEGGQDLTHELPDQPTLRPEYDFVIVGGGSAGSVLASRLSEVPEWSVLLIEAGPSENLLMDIPMAAHYLQGFNINWDYRTKPSDAYCLAFKNRQCRLPRGKVMGGSSVLNYMIYTRGNRRDFDQWAALGNPGWSYKDVLPYFQKLERSRIPDTYPGYAGKDGRLTISYPRYRSAIATAFVQSAQEGGAPYVDYNGPRQIGVSYIQSTTKDGKRHSANVAYLHDLHDRTNLHVKKQAQVTRIMIDRGANRATGVRFYSAGRIQSVRARREVIVSAGAIGSPHLLMLSGIGPAGHLRENGIKPVVDLPVGYNFQDHTAAGGLTFLVNNTDTMKYSQIFHLDKFMEYQYNKTGPFTSIGGCESLAFYDSEHPGDLDGWPDYELIQIGGTLAADPTYEHNFNYRPDAFKQLFGELQKRNLDGYTVFPMVLRPRSRGRISLNGTNPFRYPVIEPNYFADPYDLEVSVRAIRKSIELSERAGLRRFDARLLRSRMPGCERYVFDSDDYWKCFTRHATFTIYHHVGTCKMGPRRDPTAVVDARLRVHGIKGLRVIDASIMPNVPAGHTNAPTIMIGEKGADMIKEDWNELTE from the coding sequence ATGCCACCCGTGTCCGCCATCCAGTATCTACCGCTGGCCGCCGGTATACTGGGAATGGTGAGCTTCAGTCGACCACAGGATACCCTCATGTCGGTCCTTAGCTTCCTCCAGGAGGGTGGCCAAGATTTAACGCACGAACTGCCGGACCAGCCGACGCTCCGGCCCGAGTACGACTTCGtgatcgtcggtggcggttcAGCCGGGAGCGTGCTGGCTAGCCGGCTCTCGGAGGTGCCCGAATGGTccgtgctgctgatcgaggcCGGTCCAAGCGAGAACCTGCTCATGGACATCCCGATGGCGGCGCACTACCTGCAGGGGTTCAACATCAACTGGGACTACCGGACGAAACCAAGTGATGCGTACTGTCTCGCGTTCAAGAACCGTCAATGCCGGTTGCCCCGTGGCAAAGTGATGGGCGGATCGAGTGTACTAAATTACATGATCTACACCCGTGGGAACCGGCGTGACTTTGACCAGTGGGCCGCACTCGGAAACCCGGGCTGGTCTTACAAAGATGTGCTACCGTACTTCCAGAAGCTGGAGCGAAGTCGCATCCCAGACACGTACCCTGGGTACGCCGGCAAGGATGGCCGGTTAACGATCTCATACCCCCGGTACCGATCGGCTATCGCGACCGCTTTCGTCCAGTCAGCGCAGGAAGGTGGTGCCCCGTACGTGGATTACAATGGTCCACGGCAGATCGGTGTATCGTACATCCAAAGCACCACCAAGGATGGCAAACGGCACAGTGCGAACGTTGCGTACCTGCACGATCTGCACGATCGCACCAATCTGCACGTGAAGAAGCAAGCACAGGTGACGCGGATTATGATCGATCGCGGGGCCAACCGGGCCACCGGTGTGCGGTTCTACAGTGCCGGTCGGATCCAGAGTGTACGGGCACGGCGTGAAGTGATCGTGTCGGCCGGTGCCATCGGATCACCGCATCTGCTCATGCTGTCCGGGATCGGGCCAGCTGGGCATCTGCGCGAGAACGGCATCAAACCCGTGGTGGATCTACCGGTCGGGTACAACTTCCAGGACCATACGGCGGCCGGTGGCCTGACGTTTCTGGTCAACAACACCGACACGATGAAGTACAGCCAGATCTTCCATCTGGACAAGTTCATGGAGTACCAGTACAACAAGACGGGCCCATTCACGTCGATCGGTGGCTGCGAATCGCTCGCGTTCTACGACTCGGAACATCCGGGCGATCTGGACGGGTGGCCGGACTACGAGCTGATCCAGATCGGGGGTACGCTGGCGGCCGATCCGACGTACGAGCACAACTTCAACTATCGGCCGGATGCGTTCAAGCAGCTGTTCGGGGAGTTGCAGAAGCGGAACCTGGACGGGTATACGGTGTTTCCGATGGTGCTGCGGCCGCGCAGCCGGGGCCGGATCTCGCTGAATGGGACGAACCCGTTCCGGTATCCGGTGATCGAACCGAACTACTTTGCCGATCCGTACGATCTCGAGGTGTCGGTACGGGCGATCCGGAAGTCGATCGAACTGTCGGAGAGGGCTGGGTTGAGGCGATTTGATGCTCGGTTGTTGCGATCGAGGATGCCGGGTTGTGAGCGATATGTTTTCGATTCGGATGATTATTGGAAGTGTTTTACGCGGCATGCAACGTTCACGATTTATCATCATGTGGGAACGTGTAAGATGGGACCACGACGGGATCCGACGGCCGTTGTTGACGCACGGTTACGGGTGCATGGGATTAAGGGGTTGCGGGTGATTGATGCGAGCATTATGCCGAATGTACCGGCGGGCCATACGAACGCACCGACCATTATGATCGGGGAGAAGGGTGCGGATATGATCAAGGAAGACTGGAACGAGCTCACGGAGTGA
- the LOC126569437 gene encoding glucose dehydrogenase [FAD, quinone], whose product MVFNILIASSVIKTATVVGSSLWLIPFLLGAISYYRYDRVDPESRVINQDALYSEYDFVVVGGGSAGAVVANRLTEVHRWKVLLLEAGPDENEISDVPSLAGYLQLSKLDWAYKTEPTGKACLGMVNNRCNWPRGKVLGGSSVLNYMIYVRGNRNDFNHWESLGNPGWGYDDVLQYFVKSEDNRNPYLARNPYHGQGGFLTVQEAPWHTPLVAAFVEAGTEIGYENRDINGERQTGFMIAQGTIRRGSRCSTAKAFLRPIRLRKNLHIAMNAHVTKVVIDQDTKHAVGVEFFRDGKRHYVRAKKEIIMAAGSINTPQILLLSGIGPKAHLDDVGIETIQDLPVGENLQDHVGMGGLTFLVDKPVAILQNRLEAGSVTMNYVINERGPMTILGGLEGIAFVNTPFANVTDDWPDIQFHMAPASLNSDGGARVKKILGLKEELYKEVFHPIENTYSWTIMPLLLRPRSRGWVRLKSKNPFHYPIMNPNYFEDPFDAATLVEGAKIALRVGDAKVFKQFGNRLHRKSLPNCRHHKFLSDAYLDCQVRTISMTIYHPVGTAKMGPHWDPGAVVDPRLRVYGISGLRVIDASIMPTIVSGNTNAAVIMIGEKGAHMIKEDWLGHDR is encoded by the coding sequence atgGTATTCAACATACTGATAGCATCGTCTGTGATCAAAACGGCCACCGTCGTTGGCTCTAGTCTCTGGCTCATACCGTTCCTGCTCGGAGCCATCTCGTACTACCGGTACGATCGCGTCGATCCGGAATCGCGCGTCATCAACCAGGATGCGCTCTACTCGGAGTAcgatttcgtcgtcgtcggcggtggGTCGGCCGGTGCGGTCGTCGCGAACCGGTTAACCGAGGTGCACCGgtggaaggtgctgctgctggaggccgGCCCGGACGAGAACGAGATCTCGGACGTGCCGTCGCTCGCTGGCTACCTGCAGCTCAGCAAGCTCGACTGGGCCTACAAGACGGAACCGACCGGGAAGGCCTGCCTCGGAATGGTGAACAATCGGTGTAACTGGCCACGCGGAAAGGTGCTCGGGGGGAGCAGTGTACTCAATTACATGATTTACGTGCGTGGCAACCGCAATGACTTCAACCACTGGGAATCACTGGGAAACCCCGGCTGGGGCTATGACGATGTGCTGCAGTACTTCGTCAAATCGGAAGACAACCGTAACCCCTACCTCGCGCGCAACCCCTACCACGGCCAGGGCGGTTTTCTGACGGTGCAGGAAGCGCCCTGGCACACACCGCTAGTGGCGGCCTTCGTCGAAGCCGGCACCGAGATCGGGTACGAGAACCGGGACATCAACGGTGAGCGGCAGACGGGCTTCATGATTGCGCAGGGCACCATCCGCCGCGGCAGTCGGTGCAGTACGGCGAAGGCGTTCCTCCGGCCGATTCGGTTGCGCAAGAACCTCCACATCGCCATGAACGCACACGTCACCAAGGTCGTGATCGATCAGGATACGAAGCACGCGGTCGGTGTGGAGTTCTTCCGCGATGGCAAACGGCATTACGTGCGGGCAAAGAAAGAGATCATCATGGCGGCCGGTTCCATCAACACACCCCAGATTCTGCTGCTATCCGGCATCGGTCCGAAGGCGCACCTGGACGATGTGGGCATCGAGACGATCCAGGATCTGCCGGTGGGCGAAAACCTGCAGGATCACGTCGGTATGGGCGGGTTGACGTTCCTGGTGGACAAGCCCGTGGCCATACTGCAGAACCGGCTCGAGGCGGGCTCGGTTACGATGAACTACGTCATCAACGAGCGGGGCCCGATGACCATTCTCGGTGGGCTCGAAGGTATCGCCTTCGTCAACACGCCGTTCGCGAACGTTACCGACGATTGGCCGGACATACAGTTTCACATGGCACCGGCCTCGCTCAACTCGGACGGTGGAGCGCGTGTCAAGAAGATTCTCGGCCTCAAGGAGGAACTGTACAAGGAGGTGTTCCATCCGATCGAGAACACGTACAGCTGGACCAtcatgccgctgctgttgcggccACGTTCGCGCGGTTGGGTGCGGCTAAAGTCGAAGAACCCTTTCCACTATCCGATCATGAATCCGAACTACTTCGAGGATCCGTTCGATGCAGCGACGCTAGTTGAGGGGGCCAAGATTGCACTCCGGGTGGGTGACGCTAAGGTGTTTAAACAGTTCGGCAATCGGTTGCACCGGAAATCGCTGCCCAACTGTCGGCACCACAAGTTCCTGTCCGATGCGTACCTCGACTGTCAGGTGCGCACGATTTCGATGACCATCTACCATCCGGTCGGGACGGCGAAGATGGGTCCGCACTGGGATCCGGGTGCGGTGGTCGATCCACGGTTGCGCGTGTACGGCATCTCCGGGTTGCGCGTGATCGACGCCAGCATCATGCCGACCATCGTCAGCGGGAACACGAATGCGGCCGTCATCATGATCGGCGAGAAGGGTGCCCACATGATCAAGGAAGACTGGCTCGGCCACGATCGATGA